The following proteins come from a genomic window of Streptomyces sp. Sge12:
- a CDS encoding MbtH family protein, which translates to MSNPFENDNAAYVVVRNDELQHSLWPAANPVPAGWHVVHGPDGRQACLDHVERVWTDMRPASLVAALAGNTARG; encoded by the coding sequence ATGAGCAACCCCTTCGAGAACGACAACGCCGCCTACGTCGTGGTCCGCAACGACGAGCTCCAGCACTCCCTGTGGCCCGCCGCCAACCCCGTCCCGGCCGGCTGGCACGTGGTGCACGGCCCCGACGGCCGCCAGGCCTGCCTGGACCACGTGGAGCGCGTCTGGACCGACATGCGCCCCGCCTCCCTGGTGGCCGCCCTCGCCGGGAACACGGCCCGTGGCTGA
- a CDS encoding pyridoxal-phosphate dependent enzyme, whose amino-acid sequence MLFDTVTDAIGATPLVRLRLGEARGVEVYAKLELQNLFAMKDRVARNILLEARRLGTLKPGDPVIESSSGTMALGVALVGRSLGHEVHIVTDPRIDPVTLAKLRALGCRVHIVEAMTSHGWQSARLERLAELRGELPGAFWPQQYTNPDNPGAYRTLAGELLEDLGRFDTLVGAVGSGGSLCGTARALRAALPALHVVGVDCVGSALFGQPDVPQRLQSGLGNSLLPKNLDRTLVDEVHWLNDHEAFAATWDLAREQQIFGGNTSGSVYRVLTGLAERAEPGTRIVGILPDRGDRYADTVYNDEHWDANRLREVPTATAPAALGTDGTARTWSALAYSPPAGIRRHLLFVESNTTGTGMLALERARELGTVPVLLTGDPDRYRGLADTGAEVVRCDTNSDAALREAVQERFRREEIAGVTTTSDFYVPAAARIAQWLGLPGNPPEAVAVCRDKSALRERLRAAGVRQPRYALVREPDGAAAAVARTGLPCVVKPADDSGSTNVLLCADEAEVRAQIERILAIDTNVRGMPTARTVLVEEYLEAPEYSVEMFSQDGQAQCVGITAKSVTATPYFVEHRHLFPAPLPATTAQRITETVTAALDAAGIRLGATHTEVKLTAGGPALIEINPRPAGGMIPELIRLATGVDLLGEQLRAALGLPPHLKAEDAGHAGIQFLLADTDGTLTAAHGTRAAETVDGVESVLVTAAPGTPVHSPRSASDRLGHVIARHAEPEGVHAALDAARALIRLDIEAAPRS is encoded by the coding sequence ATGCTGTTCGACACCGTGACGGACGCGATCGGGGCGACCCCGCTGGTGCGGCTGCGCCTGGGCGAGGCCCGCGGCGTGGAGGTCTACGCCAAGCTGGAGCTGCAGAACCTCTTCGCGATGAAGGACCGCGTCGCCCGCAACATCCTGCTGGAGGCCCGGCGGCTGGGCACCCTGAAGCCGGGCGACCCCGTCATCGAGAGCTCCTCGGGCACCATGGCCCTCGGCGTGGCCCTCGTCGGCCGCTCCCTCGGCCACGAGGTCCACATCGTCACCGACCCGCGCATCGACCCCGTCACCCTCGCCAAACTCCGCGCCCTGGGCTGCCGGGTGCACATCGTCGAGGCCATGACCAGCCACGGCTGGCAGAGCGCCCGCCTGGAGCGGCTCGCGGAGCTGCGGGGCGAACTGCCCGGCGCCTTCTGGCCGCAGCAGTACACCAACCCCGACAACCCCGGCGCCTACCGCACCCTCGCCGGTGAACTCCTCGAGGACCTGGGCCGGTTCGACACCCTCGTCGGCGCCGTCGGCAGCGGCGGCTCCCTCTGCGGCACCGCCCGCGCCCTGCGCGCCGCCCTGCCCGCCCTGCACGTCGTCGGCGTCGACTGCGTGGGCAGCGCCCTCTTCGGCCAGCCCGACGTACCGCAGCGCCTGCAGAGCGGACTGGGCAACAGCCTGCTGCCCAAGAACCTGGACCGCACCCTCGTCGACGAGGTGCACTGGCTCAACGACCACGAGGCCTTCGCCGCCACCTGGGACCTCGCCCGCGAGCAGCAGATCTTCGGCGGCAACACCTCGGGCTCCGTCTACCGGGTCCTCACCGGCCTCGCCGAGCGCGCCGAACCCGGCACCCGCATCGTCGGCATCCTGCCCGACCGGGGCGACCGCTACGCCGACACCGTCTACAACGACGAGCACTGGGACGCGAACCGGCTGCGCGAAGTGCCCACCGCCACCGCCCCGGCCGCCCTCGGCACCGACGGGACCGCCCGCACCTGGTCCGCCCTCGCCTACAGCCCGCCCGCCGGGATCCGCCGGCACCTGCTGTTCGTGGAGTCCAACACCACCGGCACCGGAATGCTGGCGCTGGAGCGGGCACGCGAACTGGGCACCGTACCCGTCCTGCTGACCGGCGACCCCGACCGCTACCGGGGTCTCGCGGACACCGGCGCCGAGGTGGTGCGTTGCGACACCAACTCCGACGCCGCCCTGCGCGAGGCCGTACAGGAGCGCTTCCGCCGCGAGGAGATCGCCGGCGTCACGACCACCAGCGACTTCTACGTACCGGCCGCCGCCCGGATCGCCCAGTGGCTCGGCCTGCCCGGCAACCCGCCCGAAGCGGTGGCCGTCTGCCGGGACAAGTCGGCGCTGCGCGAGAGGCTGCGGGCCGCGGGCGTCCGCCAGCCCCGGTACGCCCTGGTACGCGAGCCGGACGGGGCCGCGGCCGCCGTCGCCCGCACCGGACTGCCCTGCGTGGTCAAGCCGGCCGACGACTCGGGCTCCACGAACGTCCTGCTCTGCGCGGACGAGGCCGAGGTCCGCGCCCAGATCGAGCGGATCCTCGCGATCGACACCAACGTGCGGGGCATGCCCACCGCACGCACCGTCCTCGTCGAGGAGTACCTGGAGGCGCCCGAGTACAGCGTCGAGATGTTCAGCCAGGACGGGCAGGCCCAGTGCGTCGGCATCACCGCCAAGTCGGTGACCGCGACCCCGTACTTCGTCGAGCACCGGCACCTCTTCCCCGCCCCACTGCCCGCCACCACCGCACAGCGGATCACCGAGACGGTGACGGCGGCCCTGGACGCGGCCGGGATCCGGCTCGGAGCCACCCACACCGAGGTCAAACTGACCGCCGGCGGACCCGCCCTCATCGAGATCAACCCCCGCCCGGCCGGCGGCATGATCCCCGAACTGATCCGGCTCGCCACCGGCGTCGACCTGCTCGGCGAGCAGCTCCGCGCCGCCCTCGGCCTGCCCCCGCACCTGAAGGCCGAGGACGCCGGCCACGCCGGCATCCAGTTCCTCCTCGCCGACACCGACGGCACCCTCACCGCCGCCCACGGCACCCGGGCCGCCGAAACCGTCGACGGGGTCGAGTCGGTGCTGGTCACCGCCGCCCCCGGCACGCCCGTGCACAGCCCCCGCAGTGCCTCCGACCGGCTCGGGCACGTGATCGCCCGCCACGCGGAGCCCGAAGGCGTGCACGCGGCCCTCGACGCGGCACGCGCCCTGATCCGCCTCGACATCGAGGCCGCACCCCGCTCCTGA
- a CDS encoding argininosuccinate lyase, whose protein sequence is MTSDTPGPAPELSGRIRGGPAELLHDEVLAPQFAFESRHLLRHYVAIEKTLAAEYVRMDLITAEEAHRIAALLDSVGPDTLSAQPGANMSDIAFALERHVEAGLPHPVTAWHADRSRNDLQACAQVMYGRDQLTRFAAALLELGSVVHRLAEKTCDLPMPGYTHFQAAQIITPGFHLAALSEHLLHTHARLLNAYDGIDASPLGAGAMAGQELPWDRDRMARLLGFSRPQPHALTAVASRRWSAELTAELSLLGTALSRFTTDLLTWGGSEYGFIELPDELSGISSAMPQKKNYPVLERIRGRTAHLTAFHLDVLLGQRNTPFCNLVEVSKEAGTHLLNAFDSAHGTVRLLTEVLRRLTFRADRMRQVCEREFLGGFSLANALCLTEGVPWRTAQVVAGKYVVLAATAGAAPAPGEPALLAEAAAGHGITLTDPARLLAEAFDVDRGLERMVSAGSARPEAVRAVLRTQQETYERLTADWDRRAAAIRAGAEEGDRALYGATGTETEQEEGDGTRTRVRHAH, encoded by the coding sequence GTGACGAGCGATACCCCGGGGCCCGCCCCCGAGCTGAGCGGCCGCATCCGCGGCGGCCCCGCGGAACTCCTCCACGACGAAGTGCTCGCCCCGCAGTTCGCATTCGAGTCCCGCCACCTGCTGCGCCACTACGTCGCCATCGAGAAGACCCTGGCCGCCGAGTACGTCCGCATGGACCTGATCACCGCCGAGGAGGCCCACCGGATCGCCGCCCTGCTGGACTCCGTCGGCCCCGACACCCTCAGCGCGCAGCCCGGCGCCAACATGTCGGACATCGCCTTCGCCCTCGAACGGCACGTCGAGGCGGGGCTGCCCCACCCGGTCACCGCATGGCACGCCGACCGCAGCCGCAACGACCTCCAGGCCTGCGCCCAGGTGATGTACGGACGCGACCAGCTCACCCGGTTCGCCGCAGCCCTCCTCGAACTCGGCTCCGTCGTACACCGGTTGGCCGAGAAGACCTGCGACCTGCCCATGCCGGGCTACACCCACTTCCAGGCCGCCCAGATCATCACCCCCGGCTTCCACCTCGCCGCGCTCTCCGAGCACCTGCTGCACACCCACGCCCGGCTGCTGAACGCCTACGACGGCATCGACGCCTCCCCGCTGGGCGCCGGCGCCATGGCCGGTCAGGAACTGCCCTGGGACCGCGACCGGATGGCACGGCTGCTCGGCTTCTCCCGGCCGCAGCCCCACGCCCTGACCGCCGTGGCCTCGCGCCGCTGGAGCGCCGAACTGACCGCGGAACTCAGCCTGCTGGGCACCGCCCTGAGCCGCTTCACCACCGACCTGCTCACCTGGGGTGGCAGCGAGTACGGCTTCATCGAACTGCCCGACGAACTGTCCGGCATCTCCTCCGCCATGCCGCAGAAGAAGAACTACCCCGTCCTGGAACGGATCCGCGGGCGCACCGCCCACCTGACCGCCTTCCACCTCGACGTGCTCCTGGGCCAGCGCAACACCCCCTTCTGCAACCTCGTCGAGGTCTCCAAGGAGGCGGGCACCCACCTGCTGAACGCCTTCGACTCGGCGCACGGCACCGTCCGCCTCCTCACCGAGGTGCTGCGCCGGCTCACCTTCCGCGCCGACCGCATGCGCCAGGTGTGCGAGCGCGAGTTCCTCGGCGGCTTCAGCCTGGCCAACGCCCTCTGCCTCACCGAGGGGGTGCCCTGGCGCACCGCCCAGGTCGTCGCCGGCAAGTACGTCGTACTCGCCGCGACGGCGGGCGCCGCCCCCGCCCCGGGCGAGCCCGCCCTGCTGGCCGAGGCGGCCGCCGGACACGGCATCACCCTCACCGACCCCGCCCGGCTCCTCGCCGAGGCCTTCGACGTCGACCGGGGACTGGAACGCATGGTGTCCGCCGGTTCGGCCCGCCCCGAGGCCGTGCGCGCGGTACTGCGCACCCAGCAGGAGACGTACGAACGGCTCACCGCCGACTGGGACCGGCGCGCCGCGGCGATCCGCGCGGGCGCCGAGGAGGGCGACCGCGCCCTGTACGGCGCGACCGGCACCGAGACCGAGCAGGAGGAAGGCGATGGCACCCGCACCCGCGTACGGCACGCGCACTGA
- a CDS encoding condensation domain-containing protein: MAEPAHRTEQPAGADPVRTLRTLFAEVLGRGEVDADHSFTGLGGDSIQAIQVVSRARTAGLVLTTRDVLRAESVNALAATARAHGRVRAGAGPAVPPRRLGPLTPTPIMGWLAELGGPVDTYNQSLVVRTPPGFGAADAERTVQALLDTHEMLRLRLPDGIAAAGAEPVVPPAGSVTAADLLDQVDARGRDDAELPALTRERMRAARRLLSPRDGRMLRAVLMDRGAGQQGRLALVIHHLVVDGVSWRILHDDLRTCAAALAEGREPVLEPAHTPFAHWADLLRAEATSGRRTAEADRWAAALREAPQALAGVRAPGGLDPESPEHTLTLTLGPDVAGPLLTTAPGLVNGTVNDVLLTALALAVLGRRNADGQVPQVPEDMEGAVLVDVEGHGREDIADGTDLSRTVGWFTTVFPVRLALGRPDLEEARAGGPAIGAALRLVKEELRAVPDKGIGFGLLRHLNSRTRGDLAARGIPQIGFNYLGRFPMGGDAPWDAAPGHDFALDDAEEGLPMAHAVEVNAAAHEGPDGLTLSATWTWAGNALPGPWVHDLAQEWFTMLRSVVTHAARPDAGGLTPSDVSLTRVSQADLDTFESQLGALL, translated from the coding sequence GTGGCTGAGCCCGCCCACCGCACCGAGCAGCCCGCCGGGGCCGACCCCGTACGGACCCTGCGCACCCTCTTCGCCGAGGTACTCGGCCGCGGCGAGGTCGACGCGGACCACAGCTTCACCGGGCTGGGCGGGGACAGCATCCAGGCGATCCAGGTCGTCAGCCGCGCCCGCACGGCCGGCCTCGTCCTCACCACCCGCGACGTGCTCCGCGCCGAGAGCGTGAACGCGCTCGCCGCCACCGCCCGCGCCCACGGCCGGGTACGGGCCGGCGCGGGCCCGGCCGTGCCCCCGCGCCGGCTGGGGCCGCTGACCCCCACCCCCATCATGGGCTGGCTCGCCGAACTCGGCGGTCCCGTCGACACCTACAACCAGTCGCTCGTGGTGCGCACCCCGCCGGGCTTCGGGGCGGCCGACGCCGAACGCACCGTCCAGGCCCTCCTCGACACCCACGAGATGCTCCGGCTGCGGCTGCCCGACGGGATCGCCGCGGCCGGCGCCGAGCCGGTCGTACCCCCCGCGGGCTCCGTCACCGCGGCGGACCTGCTGGACCAGGTGGACGCCCGCGGCAGGGACGACGCGGAACTGCCCGCCCTGACCCGGGAGCGGATGCGGGCCGCACGCCGGTTGCTCTCGCCCCGCGACGGCCGCATGCTGCGCGCCGTCCTGATGGACCGGGGAGCCGGACAGCAGGGACGCCTCGCGCTCGTCATCCACCACCTGGTCGTCGACGGCGTGTCCTGGCGCATCCTCCACGACGACCTGCGGACCTGCGCGGCGGCCCTCGCCGAGGGCCGCGAGCCCGTCCTGGAACCGGCGCACACCCCCTTCGCGCACTGGGCCGACCTGCTGCGCGCGGAGGCCACCTCCGGCCGCCGGACCGCCGAGGCCGACCGCTGGGCCGCGGCCCTGCGCGAGGCCCCGCAGGCCCTCGCCGGGGTCCGCGCACCCGGCGGCCTCGACCCCGAGAGCCCGGAGCACACCCTCACCCTCACCCTCGGCCCGGACGTGGCGGGCCCCCTGCTCACCACCGCGCCCGGCCTCGTCAACGGCACCGTCAACGACGTCCTGCTGACCGCCCTCGCGCTGGCCGTCCTCGGCCGGCGCAACGCCGACGGCCAGGTCCCCCAGGTCCCCGAGGACATGGAGGGAGCCGTCCTCGTCGACGTCGAGGGCCACGGCCGGGAGGACATCGCCGACGGAACCGACCTGTCCCGCACCGTCGGCTGGTTCACCACCGTCTTTCCCGTCCGCCTCGCCCTCGGCCGCCCCGACCTCGAAGAGGCCCGGGCCGGCGGACCGGCGATCGGAGCCGCCCTGCGCCTCGTCAAGGAGGAACTGCGCGCCGTACCGGACAAGGGCATCGGCTTCGGCCTGCTGCGCCACCTCAACTCCCGCACCCGGGGGGACCTCGCCGCGCGCGGCATACCCCAGATCGGCTTCAACTACCTCGGCCGGTTCCCGATGGGCGGCGACGCGCCGTGGGACGCCGCCCCCGGGCACGACTTCGCCCTGGACGACGCCGAAGAGGGACTTCCGATGGCGCACGCCGTCGAGGTGAACGCGGCCGCCCACGAGGGCCCCGACGGCCTCACCCTCAGCGCCACCTGGACCTGGGCGGGCAACGCCCTCCCCGGGCCGTGGGTCCACGACCTGGCCCAGGAGTGGTTCACCATGCTGCGCTCCGTCGTCACCCACGCCGCACGCCCGGACGCCGGCGGACTGACCCCCTCCGACGTGTCCCTCACCCGGGTCAGCCAGGCCGACCTCGACACCTTCGAATCCCAGCTCGGAGCCCTGCTGTGA
- a CDS encoding GHMP family kinase ATP-binding protein yields MAPAPAYGTRTDTAGGTATAPAGSGSAFGTFGELLQGALPHPQGDFLVTFPLARWATAVFHPVPGRHGVQVRPAHKAKSRRVAEAVLAALGSTDGGLLEVAGDLPEGKGLASSSADLVATVRAVGAAHGRAFTPAETEDFLRGIEPADGVMYDEIVAFHHREVRLGRRLGVLPPLTVVAHDEGGQVDTVAHNRVARAIGAADRAEYALLLDRLTAAVARGDLQEVGAVATRSAEMNAHRRRRAGFAQLHALCREVDGLGLVLAHSGTMLGVLLEAGDPALAGKTEHIRAGCAALGGEVSVHRSLGGGDSWSPTGVPAHPTELEI; encoded by the coding sequence ATGGCACCCGCACCCGCGTACGGCACGCGCACTGACACCGCCGGGGGGACCGCCACCGCCCCCGCCGGATCCGGCAGCGCCTTCGGCACCTTCGGCGAACTGCTCCAGGGCGCCCTGCCCCACCCGCAGGGCGACTTCCTGGTCACCTTCCCGCTGGCACGCTGGGCCACCGCCGTCTTCCACCCCGTGCCCGGCCGGCACGGCGTCCAGGTGCGGCCGGCGCACAAGGCCAAGTCCCGGCGGGTCGCCGAAGCCGTCCTGGCCGCCCTCGGCAGCACGGACGGCGGCCTGCTGGAGGTGGCCGGGGACCTGCCCGAGGGGAAGGGCCTCGCCAGCTCCTCCGCCGACCTCGTCGCCACCGTACGGGCCGTCGGCGCCGCCCACGGCCGCGCCTTCACCCCGGCCGAGACGGAGGACTTCCTGCGCGGCATCGAACCGGCCGACGGGGTCATGTACGACGAGATCGTCGCCTTCCACCACCGCGAGGTGCGCCTCGGCCGCCGCCTCGGCGTGCTCCCCCCGCTCACCGTCGTCGCCCACGACGAGGGCGGGCAGGTGGACACCGTCGCGCACAACCGTGTCGCCCGGGCCATCGGCGCCGCGGACCGCGCCGAGTACGCGCTCCTGCTGGACCGGCTCACCGCCGCCGTGGCCCGCGGCGACCTCCAGGAGGTCGGCGCCGTCGCCACCCGCAGCGCCGAGATGAACGCCCACCGCCGCCGGCGCGCCGGATTCGCGCAACTGCACGCCCTGTGCCGCGAGGTCGACGGCCTGGGCCTGGTGCTCGCCCACAGCGGCACCATGCTCGGCGTCCTCCTGGAGGCGGGCGACCCGGCCCTCGCCGGCAAGACCGAGCACATCCGGGCCGGCTGCGCCGCCCTCGGCGGAGAGGTGTCCGTACACCGCTCCCTGGGCGGCGGCGACAGCTGGAGCCCGACGGGCGTGCCCGCCCACCCCACCGAGCTGGAGATCTGA